The nucleotide window GGCTCTGCATGAAAGCGGCGGTCAAAAGGGTCGGTGTATTCCATTAAACATTCGGGGCACATTTTAAATGAGGCCATTGACGTAAGGGGGCGGTCATAGGGAAGCCCTTTGATTATGGTAAACCTCGGGCCGCAGCCCGTGCAGTTAATGAACGGGTATCTGTACCGCCTGTTGGATGGATCAAAGAGTTCTTTAAGACAGTCCTCGCATACAGAAAAATCAGGCGGAAATAAAGGCCCTTTGCCGTGAGACCTCCTGCTTTCTTTAATTACAAAATCAGCATCTCCTGCAAGAGATACCTCTTTTATCCTGATATCTGATATGCGGGCTGATGATGGGTGACCGGCAAATATATAATTCACAAAATCCTGCAAATCATGTCCGTTTCCCTGAACCTCTATAATAACCCCGTCTGATATATTCTCTACAAAACCGGCAAACCCTCTTTCCTTTGCGCATCTATAGATAAACGGACGGAATCCGACCCCCTGCACTATGCCGTTTAAAAAAATTCTTATGCGGCTTAAAGTCTGCCCCCGATTGAAACTATCGGGGGCAGACGAAATTGGCAATGCCATATTGTGTCCCTTCAGACTACGTCGCCTTTATCCTCCATATTGTTCCTTTGGAGGTATCTTCAAGGAGAATACCCTTTCCCTCTAATTCTTTTCTTACAGCATCAGCCTTCTTGAAATCTTTTTTCTTTTTTGCCTCATCTCTTTTCAGGAGAAGATTTTTAATCTCCTCTTCCGATATGATAAGGCGCGCCTTTTTCTCTCCAAAATATTCTTCCGGGCTCCTGTTAAACACGCCGAGAATTTTCCCCACTTCTTTAAAAAATGCCCTGATAACAGGCAAAACCTCCTGAAACTCTTTGTCCACTCCTGTTGTTTTAGCCAAGTCCAACAAACGATTTGCCCTGTTTACTTCTTTAAAGACAAAGCCTACGGCAGAGGCGGTATTGAAGTCATCATCCATAGCATTGATAATGGATTGAAGAACCAACTTTTTCCGTTCTTCATTTACCTCTGCATTTACAACATCCGGCCAATCCCTTTCCATTCTCTCCATGGTTTCATGGAATCTATCCAACTCTGCCTCAGCATTCCGAAGCGACTCCTGAGAATAATCTATCGGCGACCTGTAATGGCTTGACAAAAGGAAAAGTCTTACAGCCTCTGCTGAATAATTCTTCAAGGAATCCCTTATTGTCAGGATATTTCCCAGCGACTTGCTCATCTTTTCCTTTTCAATATTCACAAAGCCGTTGTGAAGCCAGTATCTCACAAAAGGCTTGCCTGTTGCAGCCTCGGACTGTGCAATCTCATTTTCATGATGAGGGAAAATCAAATCCTTACCGCCGCCGTGGATGTCAATTGTCTCTCCAAGAAATTTCTGGCTCATTGCAGAGCATTCTATATGCCAACCAGGACGCCCTTCGCCCCAGGGAGTGGGCCACGACGGCTCGCCTGGTTTGCTTTTTTTCCAAAGTGCGAAATCCAGAGGGTCTTGTTTTCTCTCATCCACCTCAACCCTTGCGCCTGACTCAAGCTCTTCTATATTTTTCCCTGACAACTTGCCATAGCCCTTGAATTTCCTTACAGAATAATAAACATCGCCGTTAAGCGTATATGCAAACCCCTTATCAATCAATCTCTGTATTACATCTATCATCTCTTTTATCGTCTCTGTTGCCTTCGGGCAATCAGCGGGAATCTCCACACCAAGCGCAGCCATATCTTCATCAAACGCCTTTACATACCTTTCAGCAATTTCCTTCCAGTTCACACCGTCCTTATTCGCCCTGTTTATGATTTTGTCATCTATGTCTGTATAGTTCCTCGTGTATCTGACATTAAAACCTTTGTATTTCAGATAACGATAGATTACATCAAAGGCTACAGCGCTTCTGGCATGGCCTATGTGGCTCAAATCATAAACAGTAGGTCCGCAGACATACATAGTAACATCGCTGCCTTTAATGGGTTTGAATTCTTCTTTTTGACGTGTAAGGGAGTTATAGATTCGTAAAGGCATGGAAGATTCACGGACAGCCGAGGCTAAAAAGCCCCGGCGTCTCGGTGAAAACAATGTATTGATTTAAAATGTTTTACTTATTTAACAGATAACAACTCAACTTCAAATATAAGCGCGGCATTTGGACCTATTACTCTGCCTTGACCACGTTCGCCGTATGCTATCGCCGTCGGCAGAAACAACTGCCATTTTGAGCCAACCTTCATCATTTGCAGTGCCTCAGTCCAGCCCGGTATAACACCGTTCAAAGGAAAGCTTGCAGGCTCTCCACGTTTATAAGAACTGTCAAACTCTGTGCCGTCAATTAGTGTACCGCTATAATTGACTGTCACGGTATCTGTCGCCTTAGGCGTCTGACCATTTCCATCCTTGATTATCTTATACTGTAAACCGCTCGATGTAGTCTTTACTCCCTCTTTTCCCTTGTTTGCGGCAAGGAAGGCCTCTCCCTCTTTCTTGTTTGTTTCAGCAAGCGCCTTTGTCTGCTCACCATGTTTGGCTGTCATTTCCTTTTGAAAGGCCGTCATGGTTTCCTGAATCTCCTTCTCTGTCATTAAAGGCTTGCTGCCGGAAAGGGCGTCTTTTATACCTTTTAGAAGGACGTCCGTGTTGATATCCACTGATTGACTTTTAAAATTGCCGCCAATATTAAGCCCGATGCTGTAACTGACCTTGTCTTTCTCATTTTTCAACATTGTGTCGCCTCCTGCGTTCGCACAACCTGCTATAAGCACAGTGCTTAACGTTACTGCCAATAGTGTTTTCATTCTTTATCTCCTTTTTTAGTGGTATATATAGATAATTTATAGAGCCGAAAGTGTAACAACTCAAATCAGATTTGTCAAAACAAATATCTATTAAAACATCTATTTAATTTATTACCTCAATTCACTCGTAGTTTTTATTGAACCATCTTTATCAATGTAAAACTTCCCGCCGTATGGGTCTTTGGGGATTTCCTTGATTATGTTTTTTGCTAACAGGTCATTCAATGTTTCAGGCCGAGTTTTAAATCTATCCTCGTAAACTGACGCAGCCCTTTCCAGAAAGAGTATGGCTTTAAGCGCATTCAATCGCATCCCATACATCTTTTTTGTATTTTCATCATCGGTTCTTAACAACATCTCTTGTAAAAAGATGATAGCATTTTCAGTCCTGTTGGCCTTATACATGAGCCTGGCCGCAAGTTGGGGAAGTAGTGACGGAGAACCAGACCGCTTCGATGCCTCCATTAAATAAACTGCGCCCTCTTCATTATTCTGTAAAAAATAAAAATGGTTGAACCCGATATAAAACGGTATATTCCAATCCCAATCTCTATATCTGCTCCCTTTTTCCAGCAATGTATTTGTCTCCCTCACCATATTACCTTCCCATATTAGATGGGCCTGAGCCACATAGTAGGGATCCAAAAAATACGGATCAAGATCAGTGGAGGCATTTAAGATATTATAAAACCATCTCCACTCCCATTCCTTTAACCGCGGTCTTTCCTTTCGTTCAAAGGTGCTTCCAAAAAAGACCAGGCCCTGCAGAAAGGCATAGTCTGAGGCAAGGCCGTCAAATTCAAGAGCCATTATCTTTAATATCGGCGAGGGCAGGACATAAGATGTATCTTCACCCTTTGGGAGCAGTTTCTTACCCTCTGTAACTTTAGAGATAATAGAGGCATGAACGGGGAATAACAAGAGAATGAGAATAATCGGCAATGCCCTCTGCATATTAAGGGAACTCCCTCCTTCTAAAAATAATGCTGGCAAGGATTATGGTTAAACATGTATAAACAACTCCATAAGAGACTGCCCAGAAGATATATGACAATGATATTGGCAGGGCATGCGCTGCCTGAAGTTTGATGTCAAATATGGAAAGATTCGGAAAGATATAATATGCCGCCTGAACCACCTTTACAGTTACAGATGAAACCTTAATGCCCACTGCCTGAGGGGCCTCCACAAGTGCCTTCACATCCATTATAGACTGGCCGATGATGTAGGATACAATGGTCAAAACTAAAGTAATAAAAGATGTGGATGAAAGGGATGCAAAGAGAAAGGTCAATGCAGAAAGGAGTATAAGCGAAATTGTAATAAATGATATGGATAGTAACACCATGGGCCATGAGAACCTGGGGAAATAACCCGGATAGCTCAGCTTAACCATTAAGATAGAGATGATAGCAAAGATGCTCAAGATAGATATGGTCGTCAGGATAAGGAGCGCCATCCCAAAGAATTTGCCGAGGATATATTGAGGTCTTGATATAGGCCGGGAGAGGACCATATAGATAGTCTTTTTATCCAGATCCTTTGCCATAAGATTAATCCCTACAAACAAAACAAGAAGCAGCCCTGCAAATGATACAGTGGATAAGGCCATATCTACAGCCACCTTGCCCACCTCTTGCATAATCATACTGGAGATAAGGAGGTTTGCGCCCAATAAGAGAAGCGCAAATATGGAAATACCATAAATTGCCCTGTTTCTGATTCCCTCTTTAAAGGTTATTACTGCAATAGGCCAAAGCACAGTCATACTTCAGCACCTCCGCCAGACAACTCCACCTCTCTCAAAAATATCTCTTCCAAAGT belongs to Deltaproteobacteria bacterium and includes:
- the cysS gene encoding cysteine--tRNA ligase, which produces MPLRIYNSLTRQKEEFKPIKGSDVTMYVCGPTVYDLSHIGHARSAVAFDVIYRYLKYKGFNVRYTRNYTDIDDKIINRANKDGVNWKEIAERYVKAFDEDMAALGVEIPADCPKATETIKEMIDVIQRLIDKGFAYTLNGDVYYSVRKFKGYGKLSGKNIEELESGARVEVDERKQDPLDFALWKKSKPGEPSWPTPWGEGRPGWHIECSAMSQKFLGETIDIHGGGKDLIFPHHENEIAQSEAATGKPFVRYWLHNGFVNIEKEKMSKSLGNILTIRDSLKNYSAEAVRLFLLSSHYRSPIDYSQESLRNAEAELDRFHETMERMERDWPDVVNAEVNEERKKLVLQSIINAMDDDFNTASAVGFVFKEVNRANRLLDLAKTTGVDKEFQEVLPVIRAFFKEVGKILGVFNRSPEEYFGEKKARLIISEEEIKNLLLKRDEAKKKKDFKKADAVRKELEGKGILLEDTSKGTIWRIKAT
- a CDS encoding FKBP-type peptidyl-prolyl cis-trans isomerase, translated to MKTLLAVTLSTVLIAGCANAGGDTMLKNEKDKVSYSIGLNIGGNFKSQSVDINTDVLLKGIKDALSGSKPLMTEKEIQETMTAFQKEMTAKHGEQTKALAETNKKEGEAFLAANKGKEGVKTTSSGLQYKIIKDGNGQTPKATDTVTVNYSGTLIDGTEFDSSYKRGEPASFPLNGVIPGWTEALQMMKVGSKWQLFLPTAIAYGERGQGRVIGPNAALIFEVELLSVK
- a CDS encoding ABC transporter permease produces the protein MTVLWPIAVITFKEGIRNRAIYGISIFALLLLGANLLISSMIMQEVGKVAVDMALSTVSFAGLLLVLFVGINLMAKDLDKKTIYMVLSRPISRPQYILGKFFGMALLILTTISILSIFAIISILMVKLSYPGYFPRFSWPMVLLSISFITISLILLSALTFLFASLSSTSFITLVLTIVSYIIGQSIMDVKALVEAPQAVGIKVSSVTVKVVQAAYYIFPNLSIFDIKLQAAHALPISLSYIFWAVSYGVVYTCLTIILASIIFRRREFP